Proteins from a genomic interval of Micromonospora sp. NBC_00389:
- a CDS encoding replication initiator: protein MSTPLDLFRPGVASGRDAQALHRAATPEFSGWLEHTRTAGGCARPVRLTGTIAAVERQTGRVLGEQHTDELPDGALYKACGNRRESQCPDCAWVYAGDAYQVVRCGLTGGKGVPASVGRHPVVFATFTAPSFGVVHHRYIPRHTCATRQRCDCRPAPCRARHTAGTCQHGQPAACFARHDADDPRLGQPLCLDCYDHGHQVVWNYLSGELWRRTKQAIERHLAALCRRRGIPFVQVVTDSGKVRRVPPVRVSHGKVAEMQRRAAVHFHVLLRLDGVAPDDPGALVPPPAGITVDDLEEAVRVAASRMTLTTPAHPDRPQGWLVAWGEQVDVRRINSAGGEPTDGKVAAYLAKYATKATEATGHQSTRLTPATVDDYADSEGDHLARLIDACWHLGRPAGTDTTSGAATAGDGQGSLDAKPNFYAGLRRWSHMLGFGGHFLTKARRYSVTFGLLRDTRATYRRTEDDDTTDTITVGTLTYIGAGWLTEGDALLANTAARQRRERTRIGREELAHEAWLTGAAA from the coding sequence GTGTCCACACCCCTCGACCTGTTCCGTCCCGGCGTTGCCAGCGGCCGTGACGCCCAAGCCTTGCACCGTGCCGCCACGCCTGAGTTTTCCGGCTGGCTGGAGCACACCCGCACCGCCGGCGGCTGCGCCCGCCCTGTTCGCCTCACCGGCACGATCGCCGCTGTCGAGCGGCAGACCGGCCGGGTCCTGGGCGAGCAGCACACCGACGAGCTGCCCGACGGGGCGCTCTACAAGGCGTGCGGCAACCGCCGCGAATCACAGTGCCCAGACTGCGCCTGGGTCTACGCCGGTGACGCCTACCAAGTCGTGCGCTGCGGCTTGACTGGCGGCAAGGGCGTCCCTGCCTCGGTAGGCAGACACCCGGTCGTCTTCGCCACCTTCACCGCACCATCCTTCGGCGTGGTCCACCACCGGTACATCCCGCGTCACACCTGCGCTACCCGGCAGCGCTGCGACTGCCGCCCGGCTCCCTGCCGTGCCCGCCACACCGCCGGCACCTGCCAGCACGGACAGCCCGCAGCGTGCTTCGCCCGTCACGACGCCGACGATCCGCGGCTCGGACAGCCGTTGTGCCTGGACTGCTACGACCACGGACACCAGGTCGTCTGGAACTACCTCTCGGGCGAGCTGTGGCGGCGCACCAAGCAGGCCATCGAACGGCACCTCGCCGCGCTCTGCCGGCGACGCGGCATCCCCTTCGTCCAAGTCGTCACCGACTCCGGCAAGGTGCGACGGGTGCCGCCGGTTCGGGTGTCGCACGGGAAGGTCGCCGAGATGCAGCGCCGGGCAGCCGTGCACTTCCACGTCCTGCTGCGCCTCGACGGCGTCGCCCCCGACGACCCAGGCGCGCTCGTGCCGCCGCCGGCCGGCATCACCGTCGACGACCTGGAGGAAGCCGTCCGCGTCGCAGCCTCCCGGATGACCCTCACCACACCCGCACACCCCGACCGGCCGCAAGGCTGGCTGGTGGCCTGGGGCGAGCAGGTCGACGTCCGCCGAATCAACAGCGCCGGCGGCGAGCCAACCGACGGCAAGGTGGCCGCCTACCTGGCCAAGTACGCCACCAAGGCGACCGAAGCCACTGGCCACCAGTCCACCCGACTCACCCCCGCCACCGTTGACGACTACGCCGACTCGGAAGGTGACCATCTCGCCCGCCTCATCGACGCCTGCTGGCACCTCGGACGGCCCGCCGGCACCGACACCACCAGCGGCGCCGCAACAGCCGGCGACGGTCAAGGCAGCCTTGACGCCAAACCGAACTTCTACGCCGGGCTGCGCCGCTGGTCGCACATGCTCGGTTTTGGCGGCCACTTCCTCACCAAGGCCCGCCGCTATTCCGTCACCTTCGGCCTGCTCCGCGACACCCGCGCCACCTACCGCCGCACCGAGGACGACGACACCACCGACACCATCACCGTCGGCACCCTCACCTACATCGGGGCCGGCTGGCTTACCGAAGGCGACGCACTCCTCGCCAACACCGCCGCCCGGCAGCGACGGGAGCGCACACGCATCGGTCGGGAAGAACTCGCGCACGAAGCCTGGCTCACCGGGGCCGCCGCATGA
- a CDS encoding excisionase family DNA-binding protein, whose product MSRDFTPRWYSPAEVAVLLGFGISKVKMKIATGELRSIKDGKYRRILPEWVDDYIREQVERQEAA is encoded by the coding sequence ATGAGCCGTGATTTCACCCCGCGCTGGTACTCGCCCGCTGAGGTCGCCGTCCTGCTCGGCTTCGGCATATCCAAGGTCAAGATGAAGATCGCTACCGGCGAGCTGCGCTCCATCAAGGACGGCAAGTACCGCCGCATCCTCCCCGAATGGGTCGACGACTACATCCGCGAACAGGTCGAACGTCAGGAGGCAGCCTGA
- a CDS encoding tyrosine-type recombinase/integrase — translation MPGRARANGEGSIFAYRNGFAAYVWVEKPDGKRGRKWVYGKTREEVHDKWIKLHGQAKAGPVATRSPTVGEYAGYWLREIVRPNLAPGSYVTYEVVVRLYLVPGLGRKRLDKLRVSDVQTWINEVGRTCQCCAQGKDERRKPAQRRCCALGRCCRDLPSATSVTHLRTVLRTLLSQAITEGLISRNVASLVKLPPVRKRKRKAWASDEARRFLESARADDDPLYAAYVLVLVLGLRKGEMLGLTWADVDLDAGELTIDRQLQRVGAELLHRETKTAASDATLPLPDICTVALDRRRAAQTAARDTAGPAWQPSELVFTTRYGRPVEPRNFNRFWDRRCDAAGVRRITVRDARRTCASLLADLDVHPWVAMQILRHAQFAITMEIYTVVSSAATRDALKRLGSALDR, via the coding sequence ATGCCGGGACGTGCACGCGCCAACGGTGAAGGCTCGATCTTCGCGTACCGCAACGGCTTCGCCGCGTACGTCTGGGTCGAGAAGCCCGACGGCAAGCGGGGCCGGAAGTGGGTCTACGGCAAGACTCGAGAGGAGGTCCACGACAAGTGGATCAAGCTGCATGGGCAGGCCAAGGCTGGCCCGGTGGCGACCCGCTCTCCGACGGTGGGGGAGTACGCCGGCTACTGGCTGCGCGAGATCGTCAGACCGAACCTGGCCCCCGGCAGCTACGTCACCTACGAGGTGGTGGTCCGGCTTTACCTCGTACCGGGGCTGGGCCGGAAGCGCCTCGACAAGCTGCGGGTCAGCGACGTTCAGACGTGGATTAACGAGGTCGGGCGGACCTGCCAGTGCTGCGCCCAGGGGAAAGACGAGCGGCGGAAGCCCGCCCAACGTCGCTGCTGTGCCCTTGGTCGCTGCTGCCGGGATCTGCCCTCGGCGACCAGCGTCACCCACCTGCGGACCGTGCTCCGGACGCTCCTGTCCCAGGCGATCACCGAAGGGCTGATCAGCCGCAACGTCGCGTCCCTGGTGAAGCTGCCACCGGTACGGAAGCGCAAGCGGAAGGCGTGGGCGAGTGACGAGGCCCGGCGCTTCCTGGAGTCCGCCCGCGCCGACGATGACCCTCTCTACGCCGCGTACGTCCTGGTCCTGGTGCTCGGGCTGCGCAAGGGCGAGATGTTGGGGCTCACCTGGGCTGACGTCGACCTCGACGCGGGTGAGTTGACCATCGATCGGCAGCTCCAGCGAGTCGGTGCCGAACTGCTGCACCGGGAGACGAAGACGGCAGCCTCGGACGCCACTCTGCCGCTGCCGGACATCTGCACCGTGGCGCTCGACCGCCGCCGCGCCGCGCAGACCGCCGCCCGGGACACTGCCGGACCCGCATGGCAGCCGTCGGAACTCGTCTTCACCACCCGCTACGGCCGGCCGGTTGAGCCGCGCAACTTCAACCGCTTCTGGGACCGGCGCTGCGACGCGGCGGGAGTCCGGCGCATCACCGTGCGGGACGCCCGGCGGACCTGTGCCTCGCTCCTGGCTGACCTGGACGTGCATCCCTGGGTTGCGATGCAGATCCTTCGGCACGCTCAGTTCGCCATCACCATGGAGATCTACACGGTGGTTTCCTCGGCGGCCACCCGCGACGCCCTCAAGCGGCTCGGCAGCGCGCTGGACCGGTGA
- a CDS encoding NAD-dependent epimerase/dehydratase family protein, producing the protein MRIVVVGASGNVGTALLRRLGREQGVELVGVARRLPVPGAGEPYDQVEWHSCDIGAPGAAGKLGEVFAGADAVVHLAWQIQPSHDPRVLRRTNVDGSRAVFDALVRAGVPALVYASSVGAYAPGPKDHPVSERWPATGVPGSSYSEHKAEVEALLDGIEQDHPTLRVVRLRPGLIFQRDAGVEITRYFLGPLAPVRLLRFGRIPLVPTNRRLRMQAVHADDVAGAYTRAVLGDARGAFNVAADPVLTPELVARHFHGWTVPVAAPVLRAAAALTWRARLQPVDAGWVELGLNAPLMSSERAEAELGWQPKIDALTALKELFAGMADGGHTGSPPMSGASDLPGRPAGLLRARTAGQGNPY; encoded by the coding sequence ATGCGGATCGTGGTGGTGGGGGCGAGCGGCAACGTCGGTACTGCGCTGCTGCGCCGGCTGGGCCGGGAGCAGGGCGTGGAGTTGGTCGGGGTGGCCCGGCGGCTGCCCGTGCCGGGGGCCGGCGAGCCGTACGACCAGGTGGAGTGGCACTCCTGCGATATCGGCGCGCCGGGCGCGGCCGGAAAACTCGGCGAGGTGTTCGCCGGTGCGGACGCTGTGGTGCACCTGGCCTGGCAGATCCAGCCCAGCCACGACCCGCGGGTGCTGCGCCGGACCAACGTCGACGGCAGCCGGGCGGTGTTCGACGCGCTGGTCCGGGCCGGCGTGCCGGCGCTGGTGTACGCCTCATCGGTCGGCGCCTACGCGCCCGGCCCGAAGGACCACCCGGTCAGCGAGCGTTGGCCGGCCACCGGGGTGCCCGGCTCGTCGTACAGCGAGCACAAGGCGGAGGTGGAGGCGCTGCTGGACGGGATCGAGCAGGACCACCCGACGCTCCGGGTGGTGCGGCTACGGCCCGGGCTGATCTTCCAGCGGGACGCCGGCGTGGAGATCACCCGCTACTTCCTCGGCCCGCTGGCGCCGGTGCGGCTGCTGCGCTTCGGCCGGATCCCGCTGGTGCCCACCAACCGCCGGCTGCGGATGCAGGCGGTGCACGCCGACGACGTGGCCGGCGCGTACACCCGGGCGGTGTTGGGTGACGCGCGCGGCGCCTTCAACGTCGCCGCGGACCCGGTGCTGACTCCGGAGCTGGTGGCTCGGCACTTCCACGGCTGGACGGTGCCGGTCGCCGCGCCGGTGCTGCGTGCGGCGGCGGCGTTGACCTGGCGGGCGCGGCTGCAGCCGGTCGACGCGGGCTGGGTGGAGCTGGGCCTGAACGCGCCGCTGATGTCCAGCGAGCGGGCGGAGGCCGAGCTGGGCTGGCAGCCCAAGATCGACGCGCTGACCGCGCTCAAGGAACTGTTCGCCGGGATGGCCGACGGTGGCCACACCGGCAGCCCGCCGATGTCCGGGGCGTCGGACCTCCCCGGCCGCCCGGCCGGCCTGCTCCGCGCCCGGACGGCCGGACAGGGCAACCCCTACTGA
- a CDS encoding GNAT family N-acetyltransferase, with translation MTMHRVTADERLTTSFPLAAYAFESSPLGAARTEEFRDYLPYQSGNRTLIVEEGGSTLAAASAIPMRQNLRGVVLPMAGVAGVATHPLARRQGHVRTLLHQLLDEMRDEGHPLSALYPFRPSFYARFGYVGLPKPRTVTFNPADLGPLVRAELPGEVTWERIRAGYPAWHAFTELCLQQRHGFSVFPDYRAVGLRDRDEYWLLTARVDGAVTGAVTYRIDDHGGTLIGNELLYADPLARALLLQFFARHVDQVERISVQVPPDELPELWLTDLAVHVEARAARPGSSAPMARLLSLDALSGLPAGPGRVRIELTGDRWLAGSHLLDGTTGSLELIGGAGGSAPTATLTAAGLSALAYGVLDPAELPLRGLGEVPVDAAAELRGIFPRRVPYLFADF, from the coding sequence ATGACCATGCACCGGGTGACCGCCGATGAACGCCTGACCACCAGCTTCCCGCTGGCCGCGTACGCCTTCGAGTCATCGCCGCTCGGTGCGGCCCGCACCGAGGAGTTCCGCGACTACCTGCCCTATCAGTCGGGCAACCGGACGCTGATCGTCGAGGAGGGCGGCAGCACGCTGGCCGCCGCCTCGGCCATCCCGATGCGGCAGAACCTGCGTGGAGTGGTGCTGCCGATGGCCGGCGTCGCCGGCGTGGCCACCCATCCGCTGGCCCGCCGGCAGGGACATGTCCGGACGCTGCTGCACCAACTCCTGGACGAGATGCGCGACGAGGGGCACCCGCTCAGCGCGCTCTACCCGTTCCGGCCCAGCTTCTACGCCCGGTTCGGCTACGTCGGGCTGCCCAAGCCGCGCACGGTCACCTTCAATCCCGCCGACCTGGGGCCACTGGTCCGCGCCGAACTGCCCGGCGAGGTGACCTGGGAGCGGATCCGCGCCGGTTACCCCGCATGGCACGCGTTCACCGAGCTCTGCCTCCAACAACGCCACGGCTTCTCGGTCTTCCCCGACTACCGGGCCGTCGGGTTGCGCGACCGGGACGAGTACTGGCTGCTCACCGCCCGGGTGGACGGCGCGGTCACCGGCGCGGTCACGTACCGGATCGACGACCACGGCGGCACGCTGATCGGCAACGAGCTGCTGTACGCCGACCCGCTCGCCCGTGCCCTGCTGCTGCAGTTCTTCGCTCGACACGTCGACCAGGTCGAGCGGATCTCCGTCCAGGTCCCGCCCGACGAGCTGCCGGAGCTGTGGCTCACCGACCTGGCCGTGCACGTCGAGGCGCGGGCGGCCCGACCGGGCTCGTCCGCCCCGATGGCCCGGCTCCTGTCGCTGGACGCGCTGAGCGGGCTGCCCGCCGGGCCGGGCCGGGTCCGGATCGAGCTGACCGGTGACCGGTGGCTGGCCGGCAGCCACCTGCTGGACGGCACGACCGGGTCGCTGGAGCTGATCGGTGGCGCGGGCGGGTCGGCGCCGACCGCCACGCTGACCGCCGCCGGCCTCTCCGCCCTGGCGTACGGGGTGCTGGATCCCGCCGAGCTGCCGTTGCGCGGGCTGGGCGAGGTGCCGGTGGACGCCGCCGCGGAGCTGCGCGGCATCTTCCCCCGCCGGGTGCCGTACCTCTTCGCCGACTTTTAG
- a CDS encoding PP2C family protein-serine/threonine phosphatase has product MTLILRSVILNDIGLIRTNNEDSALAGDRLIAVADGMGGLPAGEVASEIVIRILDELAPPTEPDAAADALRAVVSTANQRIHAAITVDPAREGMGTTLTAALLAAETLVLAQVGDSRCYLLRDGELTQLTRDDTFVQALVDQGTLSPEQARHHPQRSLVTRAVQGADTPPAVGVLTVVPGDRLLLCSDGLSDYVEDEAIAATLGMYADRQQCGEQLVKLAHHAGAPDNVTVVVSDVMAR; this is encoded by the coding sequence ATGACGCTCATCCTCCGCTCGGTCATCCTCAACGACATCGGACTGATCCGGACCAACAACGAGGACTCCGCCCTCGCCGGTGACCGCCTGATCGCCGTCGCGGACGGCATGGGCGGGCTACCCGCGGGTGAGGTGGCGAGCGAGATCGTGATCCGGATCCTGGACGAGTTGGCCCCGCCGACCGAACCCGACGCAGCCGCCGACGCCCTACGCGCCGTGGTCAGCACCGCCAACCAGCGCATCCACGCCGCCATCACCGTCGACCCGGCCCGCGAGGGGATGGGCACCACGCTCACCGCGGCGCTGCTGGCCGCGGAGACGCTGGTGCTGGCCCAGGTCGGCGACTCCCGCTGCTACCTGCTGCGCGACGGGGAGCTCACCCAGCTCACCAGGGATGACACGTTCGTCCAGGCGCTCGTCGACCAGGGCACGCTCTCTCCCGAGCAGGCCCGGCACCACCCGCAGCGGTCCCTGGTGACCCGGGCCGTGCAGGGCGCCGACACCCCACCGGCGGTCGGCGTGCTCACCGTCGTGCCCGGCGACCGGCTGCTGCTGTGCAGCGACGGCCTTTCCGACTACGTCGAGGACGAGGCCATCGCGGCGACGCTGGGCATGTACGCCGACCGCCAGCAGTGCGGCGAGCAGTTGGTGAAGCTCGCCCACCACGCTGGCGCGCCGGACAACGTCACCGTCGTCGTCTCCGACGTCATGGCCCGCTGA
- a CDS encoding LuxR C-terminal-related transcriptional regulator gives MMPVSMVGRAGELAELDRAWSAVAAVGRPSAAVAVITGAAGVGKSLLVTAAVDAFTPRPAVVLSGAARVHGPAPYDWLAAVLTGRDTSRLALPPDALAWLAQQPTAPRERYAPGTLLRLAVRTVQLLIGAGPAVLVVEDLHALDPASVNLIGELATVADLPALLVVASRPPADAVAPELTSRALARLCGVRGAVRQHLGPLRPAEVAEVLTQVYAGSNPSGRLVASVWRCTGGNPYALIELLAAHGGEGPEALFRRLPGPRSPAAPVAPVSEVVPSVDPELTGREVEVLGCLVAGMSNKQVAKALGISVRTVTVHVSNLLRKTGSASRTEVALWAVRHRLPGPAPVDR, from the coding sequence ATGATGCCGGTGTCCATGGTCGGACGCGCCGGCGAGCTCGCCGAGCTCGACCGGGCCTGGTCCGCCGTGGCGGCCGTCGGCCGGCCGTCGGCGGCCGTCGCGGTGATCACCGGCGCAGCGGGGGTGGGTAAGAGTCTGCTGGTCACTGCCGCTGTGGACGCCTTCACGCCGCGTCCCGCGGTGGTTCTCTCCGGCGCCGCCCGGGTGCACGGTCCCGCCCCGTACGACTGGCTGGCCGCTGTGCTGACCGGGCGGGACACCAGCCGGCTCGCCCTGCCGCCGGACGCGCTGGCCTGGTTGGCCCAGCAGCCCACCGCGCCCCGCGAGCGGTACGCGCCGGGCACCCTGCTCCGCCTCGCCGTGCGGACCGTCCAGTTGCTGATCGGTGCCGGCCCGGCCGTGCTGGTGGTGGAGGACCTGCACGCGCTCGACCCGGCCAGCGTAAATCTGATCGGCGAGCTGGCCACCGTTGCCGACCTGCCAGCCCTGCTGGTGGTGGCCAGTAGGCCGCCGGCCGACGCGGTGGCACCGGAGCTCACGAGCCGCGCGCTGGCCCGGCTCTGCGGGGTCCGCGGTGCCGTCCGCCAGCACCTCGGCCCGCTGCGCCCGGCCGAGGTCGCCGAGGTGCTGACCCAGGTGTACGCCGGCAGCAACCCGTCCGGTCGGCTGGTCGCCTCGGTCTGGCGGTGTACCGGCGGCAACCCGTACGCCCTGATCGAGCTGTTGGCCGCGCACGGCGGGGAAGGGCCGGAAGCGTTGTTCCGGCGGTTGCCCGGACCGCGTTCACCGGCGGCACCGGTCGCTCCGGTGTCGGAGGTCGTCCCATCGGTCGACCCGGAGCTGACCGGTCGGGAGGTCGAGGTGCTCGGCTGCCTGGTCGCCGGGATGTCCAACAAGCAGGTCGCGAAGGCGCTCGGCATCTCAGTGCGGACGGTGACCGTGCACGTGTCCAACCTGCTGCGCAAGACCGGCTCGGCATCGCGGACCGAGGTGGCGCTCTGGGCGGTCCGGCACCGGCTGCCGGGGCCGGCCCCGGTGGACCGCTGA
- a CDS encoding helix-turn-helix domain-containing protein yields the protein MPHPPPTRRPGLDVDPAVVGRRVRALREERGISLSTLARLAGVGKATLSGLEHGTRNPTLETLWAVTAQLGVPLTAVLAEPAAAPTMHGSAVSATLLEVFTDADATYELYRIRVAPGPGQLSPAHHPGVTEHITVFAGVLRAGPADAPLTAPAGGHLRWVSDVPHSYTAVGDEEVAASLLLRYPRR from the coding sequence ATGCCGCACCCACCACCAACCCGCCGTCCCGGCCTCGACGTGGATCCCGCCGTCGTGGGCCGCCGGGTCCGCGCCCTGCGCGAGGAGCGGGGGATCTCGCTGTCCACACTGGCCCGGCTCGCCGGCGTCGGTAAGGCAACGCTCTCCGGCTTGGAGCACGGCACCCGCAACCCGACCCTGGAGACGCTCTGGGCGGTCACCGCGCAGCTCGGCGTGCCGCTGACCGCCGTACTGGCCGAGCCGGCCGCCGCGCCCACCATGCACGGCAGCGCCGTCAGCGCCACCCTGCTGGAGGTGTTCACCGACGCCGACGCGACCTACGAGCTGTACCGGATCCGGGTCGCGCCCGGGCCAGGGCAGCTCTCCCCCGCCCACCACCCCGGGGTCACCGAGCACATCACCGTCTTCGCCGGAGTGCTGCGTGCCGGCCCGGCCGACGCGCCGTTGACCGCCCCGGCCGGCGGTCACCTTCGTTGGGTCTCCGACGTGCCGCACAGCTACACGGCGGTGGGCGACGAGGAGGTCGCCGCCAGCCTGCTACTGCGCTACCCACGCCGCTGA
- a CDS encoding benzoate/H(+) symporter BenE family transporter, whose translation MAGRVQPVLAGAVTALVGFASSFTVVLAGLRAAGASDAQAASGLLALCVACGLAAAWLGWRHRVPMSVAWSTPGAALLVATGPPPGGWPVAVGAFLVSGLLIVAAGLFPPLGRAVAAIPKPVAGAMLAGVLLPLCTAPVRALVELPMVAGPVVVGWLLLHRFARRWAVPGALLVAVAAIALTAPPAGLTGAALTPSVTLTAPAWNASALVGLALPLFLVTMAAQNVPGMAVLVGYGYRPPFGAALRATGLASLLAAPAGGHAVNLAAITAALAAGPDAHPDPERRWVASVTAGVGLALLGLGAGVATALVAVAPPILIEAVAGLALLGALATALASAVADPDAREAAVVTFVVTASGVTLIGVGGAFWGLVAGCVMLLLFRRRPPAAERSTRARTAVDHSSGGRSATPTARRTRPSATDPIRSAGT comes from the coding sequence ATGGCTGGACGGGTGCAACCGGTGCTGGCTGGCGCGGTGACCGCGCTGGTCGGCTTCGCCAGCTCGTTCACCGTCGTGTTGGCCGGGCTCCGGGCGGCCGGCGCGTCCGACGCGCAGGCCGCCTCCGGGCTGTTGGCGCTCTGCGTGGCGTGCGGCCTGGCCGCCGCCTGGCTGGGCTGGCGGCACCGGGTGCCGATGAGCGTGGCCTGGTCCACGCCGGGCGCGGCGCTGCTGGTGGCGACGGGGCCGCCGCCGGGCGGGTGGCCGGTCGCGGTGGGCGCGTTTCTCGTCTCCGGGCTGCTGATCGTGGCGGCCGGGTTGTTCCCGCCGCTCGGCCGGGCGGTGGCCGCCATCCCGAAGCCGGTGGCCGGCGCGATGCTCGCCGGGGTGCTGCTACCGCTGTGCACCGCGCCGGTCCGCGCGCTGGTCGAGTTGCCTATGGTGGCCGGCCCGGTGGTGGTCGGCTGGCTGCTGCTGCACCGGTTCGCCCGCCGCTGGGCGGTGCCCGGCGCGCTGCTGGTGGCGGTGGCGGCGATCGCGCTGACCGCACCGCCGGCCGGTCTGACCGGTGCCGCGCTGACCCCGTCGGTCACCCTGACCGCGCCGGCCTGGAACGCGTCCGCGCTGGTCGGGCTCGCCCTTCCGCTGTTCCTGGTCACCATGGCCGCGCAGAACGTACCCGGGATGGCGGTGCTGGTCGGCTACGGCTACCGCCCGCCCTTCGGTGCCGCGCTGCGGGCCACCGGCCTGGCCAGCCTGCTGGCCGCACCGGCCGGCGGGCATGCCGTGAACCTCGCGGCGATCACCGCCGCGCTGGCCGCCGGCCCCGACGCCCACCCGGACCCGGAGCGCCGGTGGGTCGCCTCGGTCACCGCCGGCGTCGGCCTGGCCCTGCTCGGGCTGGGCGCCGGCGTGGCCACCGCGCTGGTCGCGGTCGCCCCGCCGATCCTCATCGAGGCGGTCGCCGGGCTGGCGCTACTGGGGGCGCTCGCCACCGCGCTCGCCTCGGCGGTGGCCGATCCAGACGCCCGGGAGGCCGCCGTGGTCACCTTCGTGGTGACCGCCTCGGGGGTGACGCTGATCGGTGTGGGCGGCGCATTCTGGGGGTTGGTCGCCGGCTGCGTGATGCTGCTGCTCTTCCGCCGTCGCCCACCCGCCGCAGAGAGATCTACTCGGGCCAGGACGGCCGTGGATCACTCCTCGGGCGGCAGGTCGGCCACGCCCACGGCGAGGAGGACCCGGCCGTCGGCCACCGACCCGATCCGGTCGGCCGGTACGTAG
- the mscL gene encoding large conductance mechanosensitive channel protein MscL encodes MFKGFKDFIMRGNVVDLAVGVVIGAAFTAVVTSLTNAFLKPLITLLVLLITGKDNGLAGAAWTIRGVEFDWISFLNALITFLLTAAALYFLVVFPMNKLAERRRRGEEPPPAAPSEEVKLLTEIRDALVSAGHATPGQQRGALDDVLGRRTEPPAPR; translated from the coding sequence ATGTTCAAGGGCTTCAAAGACTTCATCATGCGCGGCAACGTCGTCGATCTGGCGGTCGGTGTCGTCATCGGCGCCGCGTTCACAGCGGTGGTCACGTCGCTGACCAACGCGTTCCTCAAGCCGCTGATCACGCTCCTCGTGCTGCTGATCACCGGCAAGGACAACGGTCTCGCAGGAGCCGCCTGGACGATCCGTGGTGTCGAATTCGACTGGATCAGCTTCCTCAACGCGTTGATCACCTTCCTGCTCACCGCGGCCGCGCTCTACTTCCTCGTGGTGTTCCCGATGAACAAGCTGGCCGAGCGGCGCAGGCGGGGCGAGGAGCCGCCGCCGGCGGCGCCGAGCGAGGAGGTCAAGCTGCTGACCGAGATCCGGGACGCGCTGGTCTCCGCCGGCCACGCCACTCCGGGCCAGCAGCGCGGAGCGCTGGACGACGTGCTGGGTCGCCGCACCGAGCCGCCGGCGCCGCGCTGA
- a CDS encoding FadR/GntR family transcriptional regulator, whose protein sequence is MPPLVDSPSAPPVPPRGHRVRQTIEQLRARILGGEWPVGGRIPTEPQLVSALGVGRNTVREAVRALVHAGVLECRQGSGTYVVSTDELAPVVARQLGDDRMTEVIEVRRAFEVEAARLAALRRTPIDLAALDGALAEREAAWRGGRVDAFVEADAALHTAVVAAAHNPMLAELYASVGAALRSTVAQAMGDVLTPERYVDHTRLVEAIRAGDPALAAIEAGAFLEPTPGA, encoded by the coding sequence GTGCCACCGTTGGTCGATTCCCCCTCCGCGCCGCCGGTGCCGCCCCGCGGCCACCGCGTCCGGCAGACCATCGAGCAGCTCCGTGCCCGGATCCTGGGCGGCGAGTGGCCGGTCGGCGGGCGCATCCCCACCGAGCCACAGCTGGTTTCCGCGCTGGGCGTCGGGCGCAACACGGTCCGTGAGGCGGTCCGCGCCCTGGTGCACGCCGGTGTGCTGGAGTGCCGGCAGGGTTCCGGCACGTATGTGGTGTCCACCGACGAACTGGCGCCGGTGGTGGCCCGCCAACTCGGCGACGACCGGATGACCGAGGTCATCGAGGTGCGGCGCGCCTTCGAGGTGGAGGCCGCCCGGCTCGCCGCGCTGCGGCGTACCCCGATCGACCTGGCAGCGCTCGACGGCGCGCTCGCCGAGCGCGAGGCGGCCTGGCGCGGCGGCCGGGTGGACGCGTTCGTCGAGGCGGACGCGGCGCTGCACACCGCGGTGGTCGCCGCCGCGCACAACCCCATGCTCGCCGAGCTGTACGCCTCGGTCGGTGCCGCCCTGCGCAGCACCGTCGCGCAGGCGATGGGGGACGTGCTCACACCCGAGCGCTACGTCGACCACACCCGGCTGGTCGAGGCGATCCGGGCCGGCGACCCGGCGCTGGCGGCGATCGAAGCCGGCGCTTTTCTGGAGCCCACTCCCGGGGCATAG